The following nucleotide sequence is from Populus trichocarpa isolate Nisqually-1 chromosome 11, P.trichocarpa_v4.1, whole genome shotgun sequence.
tattttaatatatttttaaataaaaaacattttaaaaaacaattataattacaCTTCTAATCTgccttaatttttatattttatatctagGACATACTAGAACTCACTTAGAGATGCTCTAACTCACTTAGAGATGCTCTACAGCAGCCAACAGTGACTCTTAATTATACTAAGAAACTGACCTGGCCGCCATGGAGTTTGAGCTTCAAGTTCTTATCTCCTTATCTAGAGGTCTGTTGAGTGGAGTTTATCCCTTACAGttgattttacccttaaaatttaatattttcagtgCCCAAAATACTTATAATATTCATTTGTTCCCCCACAAGGAATGATTATGATATTtcgttcaattttcttgctgttTCGTCGAAATAATCAATGTTTATATGTATTGAGGGACTAGATTTCTCTGCATTTGAAGGTTCAATATAAATTCCACTACGTTGTAGAAGCATTTTTGCTAAGAAAATTATGACAAACTTTCAAATAACTACTAAGATTTTAGAAATATCAGGCATTCCTGACCAGCTGGGGGTTCTGAGTAATGAAAGAACTTCTACTTTATCTGTGTTGTTTATTTGTAGAGAGCTTATACTTGACAATAGGAAACAGGAGGACTAGAATTGCCCAGTGCATACTTGCAATAGATCTAGTTTAGGGAAGCAATAGGTCACTGTTAATCCATGGATAATTAAGTTAATCTGGTTAATTATTTtagtcaaaataatattgttttatttttttaaaaaaattattgaagttgatccgatcagtttttttttttttaaatcattgaaGTTATCCCAACTCAAATTTGGTTGGATCAACTATATTTcaccaaattaatatttttttagtttaatttaaaattcatatcaGGTAAGCTTCAAATAATTGGTTTTCCATGTTAACCTGCTTAGCTAGGCCGAGCTAATAAAGTATGCCTGCAATAACAGCAGAATAGCAGCCCATGTTAACCTCGCTAGTAGATTTTTCACCTCCGGCTAGTAGCCTCCTAGGTCTTGGctaaagataaaatgaaaactACTGATGATCGAATAGAAATCTTGAGATTGAACAGCTAGTAGCCATTTATTTACTGCCTAATTGTTTCTCAGTCTGCCTAGGGGTGCTATCAAAAGGTTGTGTGGCATGATAACTTGTACTTTGGGATGCTTATGTGGTTTGGTGAATTGACAAGCAAAAGACAAAAGCCTTGGTGGTTATGCTACTTTGCAGCTGGTTTGGGCATTCTGCCTCTCATGCCTAGAGTCTGGACTCACCATTGCTAGAATCCTTTCCTACAACTGCAGTCACGAGGAAGTCATCTTCATGAGCACAGGTGTGTATTCGATCCATTGACTGCTACATGTGATGTTCTATGACTGTATCACCAGTTTCAGATCTTTTAGATCTGGTTTTCTGCTGTTTCTGCTGCTTACTTTGATCATCTTGTTTTTTCCTGTGGAaaattttcatcaaacaaacGAAAAGATGCCTAGTCTTGTAATGGTTCGAGAGCTGAGGTTGCATCTTCCATGTTTTATTGCaatataatcattaaaaaacaatagcaaATGCATCTGCTTACAAAGAATATATACGATACACTTAAGTTCTAACACAGTCACTTGCAAATTTTGCTGCTTATAGAATCTGTAATATAATTGAAACTAGTAAGATCCAAGATGTTATCAGATCATCTTCATTGAACATGTTTGTGTCCTTTACCTCCATCTCCATGAGATCTTTTATGGTTCTGGGGCGCTAATTCCAGGCAAGACTCATAGACTTTGTTTATCATATGGGATATCTGATTCAGGCTTGGATGTTTGCTGATTGATTGGTCAGTGCACATCAATCCCAGTTCTATTCCATGTTTAGCTTGATCAAACATATTTTCTGGCAATTTCATTCTTGCATCAATCACTTTGTGCAAGTTTTTAGGATAATTATCTCTGACATACTCAATCAATCCAGCCTCACCTCTCTCAAATTCCTGTGACCTCCTATTTGTTATGATCTCTAGCAGAAATATTCCAAACTTGTGAATTTCTGAAGTACAAAGAAAATTAGATTTCAGTCAAGCAAACCATacaaaaacaagagaaataaGGGATAGCTATGAATAGGAGAGCACATACTTTTGTTGTTGCTGTATTGATCTCCAACCTGAAACCTTGAAAGGAGTGGCTCATGATTGTCCGAGAGCAACACACTGTTTATCCTGAGATCATACACAACTTCAGGCCAATGTTCCTGCAAATAACGCATGCCGTCCACCACCCCAATTAGCATCTTCAACCTTTGCTTCCATGGAGGAGCTGAACCTGATAGCCACATCTCAATAGTCTCTCCATCTGTCCATTCAGTAACAATGGCTCTCTGATTTCTGTTACTGCACCAACCTAATACTTGAACTAAGTTCTTGTGGCATAGTTCAACAAGAACCTTGCACTCCTCAACAAATTCCTTGCGTTTCTCCCTTGAAATGCAACCCCTGTAAATTTCAATCCTGACTTGAGTACTGTCTCGCAAAGTTCCCTTATAAATTTCTACTCCTTCACTTCTGACCATCtggttttttcttgaaaacccaTTTGTTGCTGCCCTTAGCATTGACGGTGTAAACTTGTGCTTTCTTTGAAACATTCTTGGTAAGTAATCCGGCCTTTGAAAACACAGCCATCCAAAGCAAACCGCCATTAGAATCACACAGATTGGAAATCCAACTAGTAAAAATATGGCCTTGATTGTATAGTTCCTGTCACTTGGAAGGATACCAGAATGAATAAAACTTGAAGAATTAAACCTTTTGAAAAACTGAGAATCTGAGATTTTACTctctgaaaaataattatatgacaGGTTGAGAAATGTAAGGTTGGTAAGAGGAGCAAAGCTCTCGATTGGGAATTCTCCGGTAAGGCCATTAAGGCTCAAATCAAGAGCCTGGATTTGGTCACAACATATAACTTCTTTAGGAAAACTACCCTTTAAAGAAATGTTTGACAAATCAATGGAAAGAATGGTTAAAGGGCAGTATTTCCAAAAGAAACTGTATGACAAGTAGAGTGGTGCCATCTTCGGCCTGTTTCGCAGGTCTATGTTGTCGAAAGAATGGACACAATTTGGATTCTTTGACTCATTGCAAAGATGGCTTGCAACAATGGTGAACTTGAAGATTTCTTTCAGGTCCATAGAAGAGGAGTTACAGTATCTGAGAGAAGGATTGTGTTGACAGTTTTTCATGATTGTGGTGTTGAAATCTGACGGGGGTTGCAAGTTTGCAAGGTCCTCTACTACTGATCCTGAGATTGCTGAAGAAACTGTGAGTGATAATGTTGTGAacagaagaaggagaaaacgtGGAGAAGCCATGAAAGAAGTTGAGAGAAGTCTCTGAAAGTCAGATAGATATCCAAATTTTCAAGCGGTTTGCATGCATTTGCAATGTGGAAGTTTTGGAAggtttattatttgaatttgtaGTGCCAAATTTGGTGGTTACCATGCCAGGGAGAGGACAAATGTATCTCATCAAATTGTTTTGGGtcaaatatttaaacaaaaattcaaacctTCAATGATTTAGGTGAAGTAAAATATTCTTCTATAGTCTTGATACAAGTAAATTGGAGAGTTGGACATAGTTTTAgtggattaaaaaatattcaatgatattataacaaaaaaaaaaatcaatttagtttttgataCATGAcccaataattttataaaactgTCAAGTAATGtgtttccaataaaaaaaaaactgaagtttTGAGCATTCTTATGAACAAAAATTCTTACAATATAATTCTTGTTTATACATCATTGAGACTttggtttataaaaaaacatagttattaaacctcaTCTAATCTAGTAAGTTAACTTAGAAAATCTAtaatacataaattaatttatgtcgAGTTTTAAGTTTAATTGGAAAAGATTGAAATTCGATTGAACtgatcatgtttttattaaccTGACAAACTCAACTTGTCTTTGATCATTAACAAAAATTCTTAGAATATGATACTTAATTATACATAAATCATTGAAACTTTAGCTTGttaaaagtataattattaaacttgatcaGATTCAATAATACAAAACTCATGATTTGAAGATTAACTTgggtttcaaatttaataaaaaatatttacatggtaAGACTCGGTTAACCTaacaatgataaattaaaaaaacaatataattttaataaaaataattgatctgaACTCAATAACTTAATTCATTTCCAAACAAGAtttgataatgataattatgATGGAAAGTAGTTTATTAATACTTGTTATGATATGTTGTATTAAAtacattgttattattaatatagttgacatattttttcaataattagtattttttttttatcatatacacaacatatgtatttataattGTGATCaatcatcaacatcaacattattaatattttacatcaatcaaaggaaaaatcttaaaataaaggaaattaaTCAATACATTTcatgaaaacaagaaatttacaagaaattgataaaattaggacctaaaactaaaaggaagaTTGACAGTCAGCACCTATTGCTAACATTACAACAAGGAAAGTTAACAATTAGCAACTAAACTGAAGATATATAATTAgggcaggaaaaaaaattatcaacagaTTCTACTTAGACATGAGCAAAAAGCACACAAAAAATGCACCCTCTTGACTGATCCAACTGCTATCAACTATCCAAGCAATTGACCCCCCAACAACTGATCAATCTCCTCAATGACCAAGGGTTTTGATTGGATTTGGCAATCGTTAGCAATGGTTTGGACAAAATCTCTTGGAACCAAGCATTTCTCTTCTGAGTACAACTTCTCTTGAATTGCTGGAGATGTTACAAGGAGAGTTTGAAGTTCCTGTGTGTGCATTGGCCCTTTGTTTTCCTGTAACATTTATTTAACACATAGGTTCTAAATCTGAAGAACATTTTCAGTACCTGCCAAGAAATTTGAAAGAGAATGAGATTTTACCTGAGTTGACCCCATGAGTTCAAGAATTCCAATTTGAGCCTGCAAGAACTTGACATACTTGGAAGCAGCTTGGAACATCTCAGCAGTGTTCATCTTATGCCCACCAGGAATAAACTTTCCAAGCTCCCGTGTCTTCTCGGTTATCTTCCTTCTCCTCTCACGCGCAGCGATGCTCTGTGTAGACAAGCTCACTCCAGTACTTGGTTTCTTTGAATTCATCACACTCTGATCAGTCCTCCCAACATTGAACGTTATTGGAACCTGAAACTTAGGTTCCGGGGTTGGGATTTCTGGAAATAATTCTGGGAGTCCTGGATTGGGATTCGGAGCATATCCTTCGAAGAAATTCGGTTCAAAAGTTGAGTTGAAATGATCTGTGTAGGTTTTTGGGCGTTTCGGGTAGTGGTAGGACTCAAAATCTTGGAGAGGAAAGATTTCGGGGGAGAGAGAGATTATGTTATctgaaggagaagagaaatatGGGAGGAGATCGGTGTAGCTATCCGAGTAAACTAGCTGCTCCTCAACCTCATACAAAGGGTTGATGAAAGCATCTGAAAACATCATGTTGTCATTGCAAGCAAAGAGCTGATCATTTCCTATCTCTATGTCGCCTTGTGGATATTCTGTCAACTCTTGAAGGTTGTGATGCTGAAGCGATGAGCCCAAGTTTGAACAAAAGCTTAGAGCCATGGAAGATAGaatctagaaaagaaaaaagatcacAAACTCCATCAGAATTTGGGAAATCATAAGCTAAAGAGAAACTCTATACTAATTAGAGTACAAAAGCCAACAAAAAGCAGTTACTTATCTGAATTACGGCTATCATTCATTATATATGTATCAGTTGTCATTAACTTCAACAATTAGTACTAATTACTAAGCTTGAGTGCTGCTAGTTATtgcaatcaataataaaaaaaacccaacaaattcTTGAGTGAAAGGAAGACAAATAGGCCGGCGAACAAGCCTATAGCTCAACTAGAACATAGATCCATGCCCTCCTCATCTTCAGAGATCTCGAGTTCGAACAACAAGAAGACACATGAAATGACAAGAAGAAATAGTGTGGAGAAGCATAACCCATTTGagcataggaaaaaaaacacacacagaAGAATTGATAGAAGCTGAAGAAGTTAGCCAAGAAGCTAACAACTTAGAAAAGATCCAAGAAAGAGAATATTATACAGACAAAATCATGGGACAAAAGACAAATGTAAGATACTTAAGAAAGAcatatactatatatataaggaaatcCACAAGACATTAAGAGATAAAGAAACAGAAAGATATGGTACCTGAGATTAAGATACTTGTAGATATAATATTGTCTTTTTGAATTCAGGTAGACCTAAAGTCACTCACTAACAAACCTTATCAAACTAACACTTAACAGGACACAGAGGCAAACAGCTTGAAAAGTAGACGACTTGCTGAATATTGTTAACTGTGTGAgtgagagagagggggagagggagaggagtGGGGGGAGTGGGAAGTTAGAGTATTTGTAGGAGATTAAGGGGGGGATTATGGGTGGAAGATGGAGTAACCAACTCCTAATTATTGGGGAGCACTAAACTATAGCTCGTCATAGGggtggtttttttctttagctGCAAGCTAGCTAGGGTTTCCCATTTGTTCTCTATAAACCGTTACTTTGCATGCATGGCGGCTGCTACATTTTACTACCTCATTACTTAACCTTGCGGTTActcttgatttaatttgttttgcatCAAGGATTAATCCCTAATAATAATTAGTAGTATTAagcatggttattttttttttaaaataatcatcgAGATCAAGAGTATATTGAAAAGTtcataaaaccaaaataaaatacaagaaaataacaaaaaaaaaaaaaaagagatgcagGGAGAAAAAAATCTactataacaaaaacaaaggcCATATTAAGCATAGTTATTAAGCACGAATCTACTTGTTGGGTGACGTGGAAAACTCATGGTCTGCTCGGTTAATCTAGGAGTTCCAACCTCTAAACGATGTCATTTCTATGTTATCacgtataattttttttttttttttttgaaattaacccTATCAAGTTTCATTTGAGTTTACCCTAATCAATCAAGTTAGATCATGTTAACTTCtaaacagtttgaaatgaaacaACCAAGCTTGATGTTGATGTTGGTGAGTTACCTGGTTAACTCGTCAACACAATTTAGATAACTTTAGTGATTTcaatcaaattagaaaagaatAGGACTTATGCAAAATATTTATCTTCCTAGTTAAGGCTGCCTAGTATATATACGTGACAAGTTCACTAGAATTCCCATGCTGAGAATTGATCGCCACATGCTCTCAGTATACATGGCCATTATCCTTGGTGCCTTTGACTCCCCAGCGCTCTCATATATATGGCTACCGGCCGTTGAATTCTGAAAGCACATCCATGATCATGTGAGCCATGACCAGTAGTTGCAAAGATCCAGTCAAAGCTCAAAGTCATGGTCGAATGTTTGTGTGCGCTCTGACCATGGCTTAGAGGTCATGGTGGATATGTTTCTGGTGCCTTCAGATTGCTTTAAAGTTCTGCAGAAAGGGCACATATAAAAGACTTGGGATTTGCTTCTCTCCAAGGGCACTGTGTATAAAACATGGAATTTATGTTGTTCCAACATGAGGTTCATTACCCTTGTATTGTTCAGACATGCCTCTTTGCTGTAAAACATTTATACTGTTCAGTTTGTGGCCGAGAAGTGCAACGAGAAATGGGAAAACTATATAAAAGAGAGTAATAACACAACGTGTTCGAAACACAACAACAAATGTCATCCTGCCTATCTGAAACAAAATTCCTATAAACTTGTCGGTAAACAAGATTGAAGAAGAGTTGAGTCTACAAAATTGCTTACAGCTGGGAAGAAATCAAAACTAGGAACCTCAGATACCTACACATAATGAAGATCAAGCATTAGAAGAtaagaaaataatgataataaataaaggacttgtttaattaaatctaatgCACCTTTAATAGGAATTCAGGGCTCATCAATCAATGAATGAAGCTGCTCTCGGAATGTAGAAATTTTGTCTGCCTCAACAGCCATTACCAATCCCATTGGCTGGTAATTTTTTACTGTAAATTATCGAAACCAAAAATTAGCaaacatttctatttttaaagccATCACAAGTAAATGTCCAGGGGAAGCAATAATGCACTGCCAAAAGACTGGGTCACCTACACATCACAACAAAACAAATGGAGGTTTGTCTACGGTGACATAGTGGCATTTAGAGGTTTTTCCATCCAGGGAACTTGAGCAAAAGAATGCTGTAAACAACTATGCAAGGAAATGAAGGCAAAaagtttaaaacataaattttacaaaCAGGAGTTCCACTGGTTCCATCTTTAAGTTCAAAATCACTAGCATTCAGTTTGAAGTTGACTCTGAAATACAATCACCAACATAATTAACCCCTTTCGAGATAATAGCAAAATTACTACTTACCTCATGAGCTGTAACCTGCTCGGCATGAAAAGGAAAGTTGAAGGACCATGAACAGAGCTGAAATGTGATAGGAAACGATCAGTAAAAAGAGAAGAGGCATGATGCTATTATAGATGTCAAAAAGAATATATACCTTGTGAAAAATTTCATCTTCAGGCTTAACGTATATAATTGCTTCCTCACTATCATTACTTAAcctgtttttcttctctgcatTCTTGTGCTGGTCATGAGAGACGAGTGTTGATTTAAGTAAAAGGTAATGGAGTTGCAAAGAGAGAGAGCAGGAGGAAGAATCTGGGGCAAGCATGCCTTGTAAATTTTGCTAACTAGTAGATATGACTTAAAGAGGAATGAATTCTGGAGCTCCTCCGTTGgcttcaaataaacaaacaagaagTTAGCTAGACAGGCAAAGTTCTCTCATGCATGTAAAGAAAGAGATATTTATTAAGCTCACCCATCCCATATTTCATCTAACCTCATCTTCTATAGCCCTGAGACTTCATCAAACACAGCATCATAAAAAGGTGGAAAAAGCTGGCGTGGAAGATTAACAACTTGTTGAGAGACCAAGAGAACCACATTGTGTGCTTGCTCTCCCAAAAGAACTCTCAGATCATCTTTTATGCCCTTTCTCTTGGCATACTGTGAGCAGGTTCTCCTTGAGCTCTGCGACACATTTATGATCCTGGTAATAGCAGAACATTGTTAGCCAGCACAAACTGAAATGTAACAGATTTGAAGGGATGCTAATTCTTGGTTAATAAAGTGGCACTAATCACCTAACATACCATTCAAACCGGAAAGGGCAGTTAACAAAATTGGTAACAATGTTAGGTTTCAAATTAAGATAATTCAATGTTGTAGCCACAGTCGGGTTCAGGTTTGGGGATCTTTACAAAAAACAAGAGGGTCAACACCTCATAACTCACTAAATAATGAGGGTAAACTTGCCACAATGATTTGCCAAATTTTAATTGACATGAGA
It contains:
- the LOC7489111 gene encoding LRR receptor kinase SERK2, producing the protein MASPRFLLLLFTTLSLTVSSAISGSVVEDLANLQPPSDFNTTIMKNCQHNPSLRYCNSSSMDLKEIFKFTIVASHLCNESKNPNCVHSFDNIDLRNRPKMAPLYLSYSFFWKYCPLTILSIDLSNISLKGSFPKEVICCDQIQALDLSLNGLTGEFPIESFAPLTNLTFLNLSYNYFSESKISDSQFFKRFNSSSFIHSGILPSDRNYTIKAIFLLVGFPICVILMAVCFGWLCFQRPDYLPRMFQRKHKFTPSMLRAATNGFSRKNQMVRSEGVEIYKGTLRDSTQVRIEIYRGCISREKRKEFVEECKVLVELCHKNLVQVLGWCSNRNQRAIVTEWTDGETIEMWLSGSAPPWKQRLKMLIGVVDGMRYLQEHWPEVVYDLRINSVLLSDNHEPLLSRFQVGDQYSNNKKIHKFGIFLLEIITNRRSQEFERGEAGLIEYVRDNYPKNLHKVIDARMKLPENMFDQAKHGIELGLMCTDQSISKHPSLNQISHMINKVYESCLELAPQNHKRSHGDGGKGHKHVQ
- the LOC7485158 gene encoding transcription factor bHLH52, which encodes MALSFCSNLGSSLQHHNLQELTEYPQGDIEIGNDQLFACNDNMMFSDAFINPLYEVEEQLVYSDSYTDLLPYFSSPSDNIISLSPEIFPLQDFESYHYPKRPKTYTDHFNSTFEPNFFEGYAPNPNPGLPELFPEIPTPEPKFQVPITFNVGRTDQSVMNSKKPSTGVSLSTQSIAARERRRKITEKTRELGKFIPGGHKMNTAEMFQAASKYVKFLQAQIGILELMGSTQENKGPMHTQELQTLLVTSPAIQEKLYSEEKCLVPRDFVQTIANDCQIQSKPLVIEEIDQLLGGQLLG